The genomic DNA GTAGGAGATCAAAGAGAAATAGGTTTTGATGTTGAAAAAATAGACGCATGGATCGGTTTAAAACCCGTAGATGAATCATTCCAACAAATGAGTGAAAGTCTCATGCAGCAAGACTTACAAGGTTGTAGTCACGGTAAAAACCACCACCATGATCACCCAGAAGGTAGTTGTAAAAACAACTCTCAACAACAACACCAGCACTAAAAAACTCAGCTAATATTTTCCACAACAGTAGGTTGGGTTGACGCAAGGAAACCCAACATTTTCCATGACAAGATGTATGTAAACTGTTAACTAACCCAAAAAATTATCAACATGAGTCCATTACCAGACTACCAACCCAAACAATTATCCGTCGGTCCCCTAGAAGCAGAAATACTCAGCATCGTTTGGGAACTAGGTTCAGTCACAGTCAAAGACGTACATGATCGCATCCTTGCCGATCCTAACCGTGAACTAGCTTACACCTCTGTCACCACAGTTTTACGCCGACTTACTGAAAAAGGTTGGTTAACTTGCGATAAACAGGGAAAAGCCTTTTATTGGCGGCCATTACTCACCAAAAAACAGGCAGACATGATCAAAGCCCATGATCAACTACAGCGGTTTTTAGCAGTAGGAAACCCCGATGTTGTAGCCGCCTTTGCTGATAGTTTAGATGAAGCAGCTAGTGAACAGATAGAAGCGATCGCTAAACGTATTCAAGCTGCACGTCAAGCCAAGGGAGAAAAATAGGAGAAAAATAATAATTATGCACCTACTCATGATTTTCACCGCCATTACCATCGCTTACTGGTTAAGACATTCAGCCAGCATCCCCGATGGTAACTGGTATTTACGATGGCGTAAAACCTTATTTTTATTTCTCTTCCCTCCCCTACTCATCTTTATGACAGTCACCGCTGTGGTTTGCATGGGTACACAAGGAAAAATGGGAGGAATGTACACAGGTTCCTCCAGTTACATCATCGCCTTAATTTTCCTCAGTTTTTTTAACATCCTGGCATTAAAACAAGCCTTTCAAGGCTGGAAATCCGTAAAATCTGCCCGTGAATGTCCACAGATAAATCTTGCAGGTAAACCAGTCAGACTCCTACAAACAAAAGCCTTATTTGCCGGTCAAATGGGTTTTTGGCAACCAGAATTAGTCGTTAGTCAAGGACTACTAGAAACCCTCTCACCTTCCCACCTAGAAAGCGTTTTAGCCCATGAACAAGGGCATTATCAGTATAGGGATACATTTTGGTTTTTTTGGCTTGGTTGGATGCGTTCCTGTACAGCATGGTTGCCAAATACAGAACCTCTATGGCAAGAACTGTTAATGTTAAGGGAATTAAGGGCTGATAGCTATGCAGCATCCCAAGTAGATCCCCTCACATTAGCAGAATCATTATTGTTAGTTGTCAATAATCAACTCCTAACCTCAGATGTATGCTGTGCAGCTTTAGGTTCTTCGGGAGTAGACCGTTTGGAAAAAAGAATAGACGCTTTATTAACAACTCCAGAACCAACTTCAGAAATACAAATGCAATCTTTTCATATCTTTTTCTTAGCCTTTCTACCTTTGGTGACAGTAGTTTTTCACACCTAGCAGATGTTCCCTCCACCAGATGATAGAGGGATATATTAAAAAATCAAAAAGCATGAAGTATTAAACTCCATGCTTCTCAAAAAATACTTATTAACTCCCCAGGCCGGATTCGAACCAGCGACCAATCGATTAACAGTCGATCGCTCTACCACTGAGCTACTGAGGAACGCTCTCAACGTTTACTATAATAGACTTAAAAAAAGATGTTGTCAACTACTTTGGGAAAATTTTTGGGATTTTTTTTAAATTAATTTTTGACTCCCTTAACTGGCAGCAGAAATATATAATCACTTATACAATTTCTTACAGGCTAAAGCCGCTCCCAAACAGGAGTCTAGACCTTTGGGCATAGAGTGAGCTACAATCCTAAACGCAATTGCGCTAACTTCTGCCTAGCCTTAGCATCAATGGCATTAGCCAAAAATCTACCTTTGGATTGTTTGCGGGATTGATATCTATGACGCATTCGACAAGCCGTAGATTCAACTTCACCGCACAGTTGTTGCGCTGACAACCATTCCGCACCGTACCCCTGAACCATTAATTGTTGCGCTCGGTCTGATGTGGCAACAATGACGCGAGAAATCAAACATTGTGCAACTTGCTGACGCAAACCCGCACAAGCTTTTTCTATGTAAGTATCTGCTGTCTGTCCAAACTCTGTGTAATGAACCGTGAGAAAGTCTGTAATCATTTCTCTATTACTAGCAGTGTTTTGATATTGAGCATCAAAAACTATTTGAGTTTCATATCCTTGGAAGGCACTATAATTAGTCATAGATTCGACTAATTCAGCACGTGCAACTTCTAGTCCAGCATGATCACGGGTTTTTTGCAAGCAAGGCCAAGCGCCTATAATATTGTAACCATCCACTAATAAAAGGGATGGAATGATAGAACGGGGCATCGTTTTTAATCACAAATATCTAGAGTTAACAAAAATCATTCATAAGACTTATAGTAATTGAAGCATCGCTTGTAACACTATGTTACAGAGAATAAAAAATATCTTACACAGCAAAAATAAACCCTCAGACAGAGGGAAAAAGTTAATAAAAGTACCTATTCATCAGGGTTATATTAATTTTCGATATAAAAATAAATAATTCTTATATATTTAATTGGTGATAGGTAATTGGGGAACTGCTCATATTTGCTCATATCTATATTACTTTTCTCCACCTTCTTTCATTAATAGTTTTTTCAGCCGTTCAGCCTCCCCAGCATCCACCAGAGAACCCCTATCTAATAAGAAAGCACCATCACAATAATTCAACTCATCTAAACGGTGAGTCACCCATAAAGCAGTAATACCGCGACTTTTGACCAAACGACGCACACTAGCCACCAAATCTAGCTGACTATCTGGATCTAATAACGCAGTCGGTTCATCTAATAATAAAACTTCACAGTGACGAGCGATCGCCCCAGCAATTGCCACACGTTGTTTTTGTCCGCCAGAAAGAGCATAAATAGGCCGTCGTTGTAAAGACAGCAAATTCACAGCCCCTAAAGCCTCCTCAACCCTAGCTCTCACCATAGTCGGAGGTAATTTTTCTTCCACTAACCCAAAAGCCACATCAGCGCCAACCGTAGGCATAACCAATTGATGATCAGGATTTTGGAATACAAAACCAACCGGGGGAGAGATGCCAATTTCCCCAGATTGAGGAGTTAATAAACCAGCTATTAACCTCAAAAGAGTTGACTTCCCGCTGCCATTAGTCCCCAAAAGCATCCAAAATTCGCCTCTAGGAACTTGTAGAGAGCAAGATTTAATTACTTGCTCCCCACTAGGCCAAAAGAAGTTCAAATTATTAACTTCAATGCCTACTGCTGTCATGTTTATACCTTGAGTTACTCAGCAGCAGTGAACGCAGCAAAGCCAGGTGGTTTACCACTGCCACTAGCTGCACCATCTTTCTGCGAAACTTGTACTCCCGAAATTTCACTAGCCCGAACAGCCACCTTTTTTTCAGTTTTGCCTTCACACTTGAGTTCCACAATATCAGGATTGCCAGAACGCATAGCCGCCAAGATTAGCTGGTAGACAGCTTCTGCATCCTCAGCAGACTTACGTTGTACTGAAATTGGAAAAGCAGTATTTTTGATGCTTAAGTCTATGGTAAACATTGAGAGTTAATTACATTTCACAGATTGTAGGACTAATTCTAGCGTTATTAGTCATCGGTCATTAGTCATTGGTTATTAGTCATTGGTTATTAGTCGTTGGTTAGTTATTTTTTTACCAATTACCCATTACCAATTACCCATTACCAGTCACCAAGATTAAATTTTATCTCCTATACCGCTGGAAAAATTAGAGAAAATCACTTATTATGATTAGAGACAGTAAAAAATTGTAAACTAGATTGACAATCTGGTTAACTTTCTGTTTATGGAAATTATGTCATAATCAACCCATAGACAGATAATATCCGTACTTATAATATTTGGAGATTTTTCTCATGACCATCGCAGTTGGGCGCGCCCCCTCAAGAGGGTGGTTTGACGTACTAGACGACTGGTTGAAGCGCGATCGCTTCGTATTCGTAGGTTGGTCAGGAGTATTACTATTCCCCTGCGCCTTCCTAGCACTAGGCGGTTGGCTAACTGGTACAACCTTCGTCACCTCCTGGTACACCCACGGATTAGCATCATCCTACCTAGAAGGTGCAAACTTCTTAACAGTGGCAGTATCCACACCAGCAGACAGCATGGGACATTCCTTATTGTTCCTGTGGGGACCAGAAGCCCAAGGTGACTTCACCCGCTGGTGTCAATTGGGTGGCTTATGGCCATTCGTAGCACTACACGGTGCATTCGGATTGATAGGCTTCATGTTACGCCAATTTGAAATTGCCAGACTCGTAGGCATTCGTCCTTACAACGCCCTAGCATTTTCAGGTCCGATTGCGGTATTCGTCAGCGTATTCTTGATGTACCCCTTGGGACAATCTAGCTGGTTCTTCGCACCCAGCTTTGGAGTAGCAGCAATCTTCCGTTTCCTATTATTCCTGCAAGGTTTCCACAACTGGACACTAAACCCCTTCCACATGATGGGAGTAGCAGGGATCTTAGGAGGTGCATTACTTTGTGCCATCCACGGTGCAACCGTAGAAAACACGCTATTTGAAGACGGTGAAGGTTCAAACACATTCCCCGCATTCAATCCTACCCAAGCAGAAGAAACCTACTCCATGGTGACAGCAAACCGTTTCTGGTCACAGATTTTCGGGATTGCATTCTCCAACAAACGCTGGTTACACTTCTTTATGTTGTTTGTACCAGTAACAGGCCTGTGGATGGCATCCGTAGGCATTGTCGGTTTAGCATTAAACCTGCGAGCTTATGACTTCGTGTCCCAAGAATTACGGGCAGCAGAAGACCCAGAGTTCGAAACTTTCTATACCAAAAATATTTTGTTGAACGAGGGTATCCGTGCTTGGATGGCACCTCAAGACCAACCCCACGAACAATTCGTATTCCCAGAAGAAGTATTACCACGTGGTAACGCTCTCTAATTTGATGATGGATTAATCTCATCCTTTAAAATTCATCGTTTTTAATTTAATCAACTTCCCCCAGGCAAATAGTCTGGGGTTTTTTTATTTTTCAATCTTGCTAAAATAATTTTATGTGTTACGATGATTTTAGGTTAAAAACCCAGAGTTTTTTGGCTCTGCCTTTTTGAAACTAAGACCGTTTAGGCAATAAGGAGGTGATGCCCATGATAGAAAGTAGTATACGCATGGGTCATCAGGTTGCAGTTAGCCGGCTGTGCGCCGGGGCTGTTCTCTAATAGTTAGCCTTAGTCATCCTGAGATACTAAGTTAGCTCAAGTAGCTAGGCTAAAAGTCGGAGTTCCTTCCGGCAGTCTGGTTGCAACCTGAAGACCCGCTAGACCGCCCTAAGTTAGATCAACCGATCTGAATTAGGGCGGATAGTTTTTTATATATACAGCAGAATTCAGGAGTCAGGAGTGAAACTAGCTTGGTGTCTAGGTTTCAATTTTGATTCTGTACCTTATTGATCTACACTCTGCTGTATGTAGAGGGAATTTTTATCTAAAAATACATAAAGAAATTAAGCTTTGAGATATAGCAATGGACAAGGCGGTTAGGATATTAAGCAGAACTAGAACTTAGACACTGAAAGACTTCTAGCTCTGTCACCGTGGCGTAGCACCTGTTCCCTGTCACCTGCTATATATTCTACATAAATTTTAGGTTTTAATTTTGTCTTCTTATCTTTAGAGTTATATATTTGACTGTTTAATCAGGTTTAATCTTAGCAATACATAATTTAAGCAAAATTTATGTAATAACCAATAACTCTGTTTATAAGGGTTGAATATTATCCAGCATTCAGAAATTCCAAGCCAACACAACAAGGATAAACAGGTGAAAATAATGGTTTCAGGCTTTTTATATTTCTGTAAACCAAGAATATAACTTATATTGAGGGACTAGTCTTGATTATTCATCTGACATATCATATAATATCTAACTATAGTGTGGAAGTTTTTACATAAGCTAATTGCATGGAATTTTAATGATTCGTTAATCAATTATTAGCCTTGTGAAAACTAAGATTATATTAGGGGCAGTTATGCCTCGATTCACAGGTATCAGTTGAGATGTCGCATTTCTGGTAAATAAATACGACACGAACGGCTATCTAAAAAATATGGTGTGAGGAGTAAAGGTGAAGATGTCTAATCTCTTGTGGAAATCTCTAATTGTTAGCCCAGCAGTGTTAGGGGCAACAATATTAGTATCTGGAACTGCTATTGCATCTCCAAGTGGCAGTGTTGAAGTAGCACCAGAAACAGATGTAGCGCAACAACCTGTAATTCTGGCTCAGAAATTAGATCAAGTTCAACGCTACAGTAACGAAGGTAATACACAATCTCAGGTAACATCAGTTTCTCAATTTTCTGATGTTCAACCTACTGACTGGGCATTCCAGGCTTTACAGTCTTTGGTAGAAAGATATGGTTGTATTGCTGGTTATCCCAATGGTACATATCGCGGCAACCGGGCGTTAACCCGTTATGAATTTGCTGCTGGTTTAAATGCTTGTTTAGATAGAGTTAATGAATTGATCGCCACAGCTACCGCTGATATGGTGACGAAACAAGATTTAGCAACTCTGCAACGTTTACAAGAAGAATTTTCTGCTGAATTAGCAACCTTACGTGGTCGTGTAGATGCTTTAGAAGCACGTACCGCTGAGTTAGAAGCTAACCAGTTCTCTACCACCACCAAGTTACAAGGTGAAGCAATTTTTGCTGTTAGTGACTCTTTTAATGGTAATCCTGCTGGTAAGACTGTTTTCCAAGATCGTGTACGTTTGAACTTGCAAAGCAGTTTCACTGGTAGAGATATGTTAAATACCCGTTTAGCTGCGGGTAACACAGGTGGTTTTGGTACAGATGGTACTAGCCCCTCTGGAGAAACAACACAAACCTTTGATGTTGGTAGCACTGGAACAAACAATGTTGTTATTGACAAATTAACCTACGAATATCCTGTTGGACCTGCACAGGTTTACATTGCTGCTACTGGTGGTCAACACAGTCATTATGCAGCTACCAATAACCCTTACTTCTTCGATAAGACCGATGGTGGTAATGGTTCTTTAAGTACCTTCAGTTCTGAAAACCCCATTTATCGAGTTGGTGGTGGTTCTGGTATTGCTCTGAATGTACCTTTTGGTCAAGGTGGCGGTATTCTCAAACCTAGTTCTGTGACTTTAGGTTATTTAGCTTCAGAAGCTAATGATCCTAATGCGGGTGCTGGTTTGTTTGATGGTAACTATGCTGCTTTAGGTCAGTTAAACTTCAATGTTGGTAATCGCATTGCTTTAGCTGCTACTTATGTACATGGCTATCATGGTTCAGGTAGTACCTTGTTTGACTCAGGTCTAGGTCTGACAAATAGAGGAGGAGCGCCTGTTGGTGTGGTTGGTACTAATGCGGCTAATGGTCTGAGTGCATCCGATGCATCTTCCAGTAACTCCTACGGTATTTCCGCAGCTTTCAGACCCAGTGATAAACTTTCCATCAGTGGTTTCGTTTCTTACCATGATGTTACGGGCTTTGGAGCTAATGATGATTATGAAGCTTGGTCTTATGGAATGGGTGTAGCATTACCTGACTTTGGTAAGAAAGGTAACGTTTTAGGTGTCTTTGGTGGCGCTCAACCTTATTCCTTTAACAATGGTGCTGCTGGAAATGATATTCCTTACCAAGTAGAAGGTTTCTATAAGTATCAAGTTTCCGAAAACATCTCTGTTACTCCTGGTGTAATTTGGTTGCCCAATATTGGACAAAGCAGCAACAATGAAGATGTATTTATCGGTACACTGAGAACTACTTTCAGCTTCTAAGTCAGAAAGTTGAAGTCAGAAAGTTACAGCTTATTTCATTTGGGTGAGGTATATAAGGGCGGGCAAGATGCCCACCCCACAAGAATTTGATAGTTTTTGTACCTCATGTATCTGTAAACTGCTGTCAGAATTTAGTTAAAACTTGAGAGTTTAAACATTTATTTGTACCCGCTTTGTGGCGGGTTTTTTGTTGCTGATTAAATAAAAGTACAAACCCCACTGGAGAACCGGAGTATACTATAAATATGAACAATTTTGATAATTTATCATTTTTCTTTCATCCTTACTCTTGATCCTTTATTCTTAAATAGCAGCCTGTGGAATTATCTTGTAAATCTGAATACGCAATTTTGGCGTTGTTAGAAATGGCAACTCATTATGAAAATGGCGAACCGATGCAAATTCGGCAAATTGCTACTCAACAAAATATCCCTGATCGTTATTTGGAGCAGTTATTGGCTACTTTAAGACGGGGGGGTATTGTGAAAAGTCAACGAGGTTCAAAAGGTGGCTATTTGTTAGCGCGAGAACCTTGGAAAATTAGTGTTTTTGATATTTTGGAATGTTTAGAAGGGTTAGATGTTAAAGCTGGTGAAGAAGACAGTAACCCTAAAAGTGTAGATAGTTCGATTATAGAAGAAATTTGGCAAGAAGCTGGTCAGGCGGCAAATTCAGTTTTACAAAAATATTCCCTTCAGGATCTCTCTGAACAGCGAGATTTACGAAGACAGTTAGATATCATGTACTACATTTAAAGGAATCATAATTTATCATGCGGATTGCTAAAAATATTACACAATTAATTGGCCGGACTCCTTTGGTGGAGTTAAACCGTATTCCTCAAGAGGAGGGGTGTGTTGCACAAATTGTGGTGAAGTTGGAAAGTATGAACCCTTCAGCATCGGTAAAAGACCGCATTGGGGTAAGTATGATTAATGATGCGGAAGCTGAGGGTTTAATTACTCCTAGTAAGACGGTGTTGGTTGAACCAACATCAGGAAATACGGGTATTGCGTTGGCTATGACTGCGGCGGCTAAGGGGTATAAGTTAATTTTGACAATGCCAGAAACCATGAGTTCGGAACGCAGGGCGATGTTGCGGGCTTATGGGGCAGAGTTAGAATTGACACCGGGTATTGAAGGGATGAGTGGGGCAATTCGCAAGGCGCAGGAAATTGTGGAAACTACACCCCATGCTTATATGTTGCAACAGTTCCGGAATCCTGCTAATGCTAAAATACATAGAGAAACTACAGCTTTGGAAATCTGGGAAGATACGGATGGCTTGGTAGATATGATTGTGGCGGGTGTGGGTACTGGTGGTACTATTACTGGTGTAGCGGAAGTATTAAAAGCTAAAAAACAGGGTTTTCAGGCGATCGCTGTTGAACCAGCTAACAGTCCAATTTTATCTGGTGGTAAACCAGGTCCCCATAAAATTCAGGGTATTGGTGCTGGTTTTATTCCCCAAGTTTTGAATGTAAAATTGATTGATGAAGTAATTGCTGTTACTGATGAAGAGGCGATCGCCTATGGTCGGAGATTAGCAAGAGAAGAAGGTTTACTATCGGGAATATCTAGTGGTGCGGCTTTATGCGCTGCTATTCGTGTTGCTCAACGTTCTGAAAACCAAGGACGCTTGATAGTAGTAATTCAACCTAGTTTTGGTGAAAGATATCTAAGTACACCATTATTTCAAGACCTATAGAACCCATTTGGAATCTATCTAACCAGTTGCTAATTTTTTGTTTACCCCAAACGAGGACGAATCCCATAATTCCTATACCGCAAATAATCCCGTAAAATCCGATCATGGTCAAAGCATAAATTCATCGGAATACACCAAGGTTCAAAAATACCCACACCCTTAGCATCATCACCCGCCACAGGTTCACCGGTTGCAGTAGCCAAAAACACAATACTAATCGTGTGCTGGCGGGGATCACGACTGGGATCAGAATAAACCAGAAACTGCTCTATTAACTCTATTTGTAGCCCGATTTCTTCCTCAGCTTCCCGTCTTGCTGCTACTTCCAGCGGTTCACCATAATCTACAAAACCGCCGGGAATAGCCCATCCTAAAGGTTCATTGTGTCGTTCAATTAGAATGATCGGACGGTGAGGTTTATCAATTAATTCAATAATAATATCAACAGTAGGTACAGGATTTCTATAAGCCATCATTGTTAATTAGGTAAGGATCTAAGTCTGAGTATGACTGAGTTCTTGTAATTAATCTTCTCATTTCTTTACCATATTTCCTATTTCTTCATGAATACCAAATATCAAGCCTGAGTATGTCATGATAAATGCGATGTCTGTCTTTTAAATGATCGCCTTTTGTAATACGGTGCGCGTAATTGTTTTCTTTTATATTTTAGGTTAATTATGCCTTTTCCTAGATCAAGCGGAATTTTACTCCATCCTAGTTCCTTCCCCAGTCGTTTCGGAATTGGGGATTTAGGTTTACAAGCCTATAAGTTTATTGATTTTCTCAAAAATAGCTACCAGCAATATTGGCAAGTTTTACCTCTTGGGCCCACTGGTTATGGTAATTCTCCCTATATGTGCTACTCTGCAATGGCAGGAAATCACCTGTTAATTAGTCCAGAAAAATTGGTTGATGAAGGTTATTTAGTAGAAACTGATTTTGCAAACTTGCCAGTATTTTCCACTGATAAAGTGGATTTTGAGCAAGTTATCCCCATCAAAATTAATCTCCTCAAACAAGCCTGCGAAAAGTTTAAAACCGATGCCACAGCTATTCAAAGAGAAGCATTTCACACCTTTTGTAATACGAGAGGCTACTGGTTAAATAATTATGCTTTATTTATGGCACTCAAAGATGCCAATAATGGAGCAAGTTGGTACAAGTGGGAAAAAGAATTAACTCAAAGAGAACCAACAGCATTAGCTAAAGTTGAACGGGAATTAGCCCCAGAAATATTTTATTACAAGTTCATTCAATATGAATTTTTCCGTCAGTGGTCACAACTAAAAAATTACGCTAATCAAAATGGTGTAGATATTATTGGTGATATCCCCATTTATGTCTCCCATGACAGCGCTGATGTGTGGGCAAATCCGGAAATTTTTGCCTTAGATGAAGAAACAGGAGAAGTGGCTTTAATGGCAGGAGTACCACCCGATTATTTTAGCGCTACAGGTCAATTATGGGGCAACCCGGTTTACAACTGGGAAGCTTTGCAGAAACAAGATTTTCAATGGTGGGTACAACGGTTTGAAGCCATGCTGGATTATGTAGATATAATTCGCATTGACCACTTCCGGGGATTTGAAGGTTATTGGGCTGTACCTCAAGGTGAAGAAACTGCTATTAATGGGGAATGGATTAAAGCCCCAGGAGTAGAATTTTTTGAAGTTATTAAACAAAAATTGGGGAAATTACCAATATTAGCGGAAGATTTGGGAATTATTACCCCCGAAGTAGAAGCATTGCGAGATCAGTTTGAATTTCCAGGGATGAAGGTATTACATTTTGCCTTTGGTTCTGATCCTGGTAATCCGTTTTTACCTTTTAATTATCCACGTAATGCAGTAGTTTATACTGGTACTCACGATAATGATACGACTGTAGGCTGGTTTAATACTACGAATGATTACGAAAAGCAAAATTTGTTGTTATATTTGGGATCTATCAGTCCTGATGGCATAAACTGGAATCTCATTCGTTTAGCTCTCAGTTCCATTGCCAATCAGGCAATTATTCCTTTGCAAGATGTTTTAGGATTGGGAAATGAAGCCAGAATGAACTATCCGAGTACGGCTGAGGGTAATTGGGAATGGCGTTATCGGGACGGTGTTTTAAGTGAAGAATTGGGCGATCGCCTAAAAAATCTTACCCAACTTTACGGACGCGCTCCTATTAATTCCTGATTAATAGTTGATGAGTACGTAGTATTAAACAACAGATTTTACGCCGTACTCATAACCTACTGCTGAGGTAAAAACTGGTTTAACTAGGTTTACTAAAAAGTCTCTTCTTGAAGGGGTAGGAGAATGGTTTACACCACGCTTCGCTATCAGCAAACCGTAACTAAATCACCAGACTGCGTGCAACATGACTAGATTGAGTGATGTTAAATCAGCTATGTTTTTTCATAGCAGAAATTTTTCTGATACGCATTTTGCGGTTCAGTGGTAAATTCTTTATTCATTTCAAAATTAACATCTAAGTAAGTGATCAAGTTTTAAGATTTGACTTTATTCGCAATCCTAATTTCTCCTGATTTTCCTTGTTCTCCCATTTGCTTGGGTTGTTCTTGATTAATACTCATTAACACACTACCAGCATTATCAGTGATGACTGTCAATTCTTCCTTAGCTTTCCAGTTACGATGCGATCCTTTTGGTAAAACTCCTTCAAACTTTGTTTGACCATCAGTAATCACACGAATCCAAGATGATGATTTGAAAGTGACATCAATTTCTACCGTTTTAAATGAGGAAGTATTAATCTCCGTTTTTATTTTCTCTAAATCTGCTGCTTGGAGATTCTGAGATGTGAAGTCCGAATTTGTTTGTACCTTGAGTTGATTTTGGCTGTTATTTGCTTGCAGTGCAGTTTGGTTTAACAACTGGGATAAACCATTGACAGAGCAGAAAATTACAAAAATGTATAACAAATACAGATGTATGGGACGTAGTTGCAAAAATGGTTCAGACACTTTATGACTCGGTAGACTCACCTTGTGAAAACCTACAGGAAAATCACTAGCAAAATCTATTCCCCTGAGTCCCAATGCGTCAGCAAATTGCCTGATCAAACCCTGGGTATAAATTGGTTCTGGTAAATCTTGTATATCACCTACCTCTATAGCGTTCAATAATCTACTGGGAATCCTTGTAATTGCTACAATTTCATCTAGTGATAAACCTTTTTTTTGCCGTAATTCTGCCAGTTTAGCCCCTAATTGTGTTAATTTTGCTGATTGTTGTTCCTCTATTGACGGTTTATTGAGCTTTTCTGCATTGTTTCTGAGCCATTTCATGATTTTTATTGCACTCCTTAGTTTAGTTTAATCATTAATAGATATCCGCTTTATCTGGTTTTTTAAAAAAATAATCTCTTCTGGAGTGAGATGACGATATTCACCTACACCCAGTGAAAATCTGGTTTTTGGTGTTTGTAATTCAATCGAACCGATCGCAATACGATGGAGTTGGTATACAGGATATCCTAACTGTTCAGCTACACGACGAATTTGCCTATTCCTCCCCTCTTGTAGAATAATTTCTAATTTACTATGGGTTGCCAATTCTTCAATTAAACGTACTTTTGCAGGTCTTGTTTGTCTACCTGCGAGTAAAACACC from Okeanomitos corallinicola TIOX110 includes the following:
- a CDS encoding NUDIX hydrolase gives rise to the protein MAYRNPVPTVDIIIELIDKPHRPIILIERHNEPLGWAIPGGFVDYGEPLEVAARREAEEEIGLQIELIEQFLVYSDPSRDPRQHTISIVFLATATGEPVAGDDAKGVGIFEPWCIPMNLCFDHDRILRDYLRYRNYGIRPRLG
- the malQ gene encoding 4-alpha-glucanotransferase produces the protein MPFPRSSGILLHPSSFPSRFGIGDLGLQAYKFIDFLKNSYQQYWQVLPLGPTGYGNSPYMCYSAMAGNHLLISPEKLVDEGYLVETDFANLPVFSTDKVDFEQVIPIKINLLKQACEKFKTDATAIQREAFHTFCNTRGYWLNNYALFMALKDANNGASWYKWEKELTQREPTALAKVERELAPEIFYYKFIQYEFFRQWSQLKNYANQNGVDIIGDIPIYVSHDSADVWANPEIFALDEETGEVALMAGVPPDYFSATGQLWGNPVYNWEALQKQDFQWWVQRFEAMLDYVDIIRIDHFRGFEGYWAVPQGEETAINGEWIKAPGVEFFEVIKQKLGKLPILAEDLGIITPEVEALRDQFEFPGMKVLHFAFGSDPGNPFLPFNYPRNAVVYTGTHDNDTTVGWFNTTNDYEKQNLLLYLGSISPDGINWNLIRLALSSIANQAIIPLQDVLGLGNEARMNYPSTAEGNWEWRYRDGVLSEELGDRLKNLTQLYGRAPINS
- a CDS encoding RodZ domain-containing protein: MKWLRNNAEKLNKPSIEEQQSAKLTQLGAKLAELRQKKGLSLDEIVAITRIPSRLLNAIEVGDIQDLPEPIYTQGLIRQFADALGLRGIDFASDFPVGFHKVSLPSHKVSEPFLQLRPIHLYLLYIFVIFCSVNGLSQLLNQTALQANNSQNQLKVQTNSDFTSQNLQAADLEKIKTEINTSSFKTVEIDVTFKSSSWIRVITDGQTKFEGVLPKGSHRNWKAKEELTVITDNAGSVLMSINQEQPKQMGEQGKSGEIRIANKVKS